One region of Malaclemys terrapin pileata isolate rMalTer1 unplaced genomic scaffold, rMalTer1.hap1 H_1, whole genome shotgun sequence genomic DNA includes:
- the LOC128829612 gene encoding clathrin heavy chain 2-like has protein sequence MGESPVRVEVLTQLQHHGIPSEQITYPRVTLSAPWRLCVRHGPPEDPAGARVTLLDLREPHGPATHSWPLHQAQGALAHPSQPLLALRAGCVAQVFDVAQRCLRWQWTFAHPLEFWAWLEPNTLALVTEEEVFHWALSRPKPRRQFWRHEQLWHTEVVGYQQDASGLWLALSTLGLDQKGQVVGLTQLHWRGGRLSQVIEAQAVALPRHSFSRNPHPSSALLAAVRHGAERYGQFHVVELGPHQPGNAALLSARASLAFKGARPGDFPSAVQFAPQLGLALVLTKHALLFLADVETAQPLHRVQLAWDIVFTTVPDPPRHGLVGVCRSGKVLSVSLGPDPLLQLLSRRPASLYLTQRLLQLVGQAPRPGASPDPKPGGWGADRAGGLCH, from the exons ATGGGCGAGTCCCCCGTGCGGGTGGAGGTGCTGACCCAG ctgcaGCACCACGGCATCCCCTCAGAGCAGATCACCTACCCTCGCGTCACCCTCTCCGCGCCCTGGCGGCTCTGTGTCCGGCATGGCCCCCCTGAGGACCCTGCTGGGGCCCGAGTCACTCTGCTTGATCTGCGTGAGCCCCACGGCCCAGCCACCCACAGTTGGCCCCTGCACCAGGCCCAGGGTGCGCTGGcccaccccagccagcccctgctggcccTACGAG CGGGCTGTGTGGCACAGGTGTTCGACGTGGCGCAGCGCTGCCTACGCTGGCAGTGGACCTTTGCCCACCCCCTGGAGTTCTGGGCCTGGCTGGAGCCCAACACGCTGGCGCTGGTGACGGAGGAGGAGGTGTTCCACTGGGCCCTCAGCC GACCAAAGCCGCGGCGTCAGTTCTGGCGCCATGAGCAGCTGTGGCACACGGAGGTGGTGGGATACCAGCAGGATGCCAGTGGGCTCTGGCTGGCGCTGTCCACGCTGGGCCTGGACCAG AAGGGCCAGGTGGTGGGGCTGACCCAGCTGCACTGGAGGGGGGGGCGGCTCTCCCAGGTCATTGAGGCCCAGGCAGTGGCGCTGCCCCGGCACAGCTTCTCCaggaacccccacccctcctccgccTTGCTGGCCGCCGTCCGGCACGGGGCAGAGCGCTACGGGCAG TTCCACGTGGTGGAGCTGGGCCCGCACCAGCCAGGCAACGCTGCCCTGCTCAGTGCCCGCGCCAGCCTAGCCTTCAAGGGTGCCAGGCCCGGGGACTTCCCCAGCGCCGTGCAG ttcGCCCCACAGCTGGGCCTGGCCCTGGTGCTCACCAAGCACGCCCTGCTCTTCCTGGCCGACGTGGAGACCGCCCAGCCCCTGCACCGCGTCCAGCTGGCCTGGGACATCGTCTTCACCACGGTGCCCGACCCCCCCCGCCACGGCCTGGTGGGGGTGTGCCGCAGCGGCAAG GTGCTGTCCGTCTCGCTGGGCCCGgatcccctcctgcagctgctgtcgcGCCGCCCTGCCAGCCTCTATCTCACCCAGCGCCTGCTGCAGCTGGTGGGGCAGGCACCGCGCCCCGGGGCCAGCCCAGACCCCAagccggggggctggggagcagacagggctggggggctctgtCACTAG
- the LOC128829657 gene encoding calcium-binding protein 5-like, with protein MQNALGPACIFLRKGIAEKHGHRELGADEIEELREAFAEFDKDKDGLIGCKDLGNLMRTMGYMPTEMELIELSQQINMNLGGQVDFEDFVELMTPKLLAETAGMIGLQEMRDAFKEFDTNGDGEITLDELQLAMQRLMGERLTPREISDVVKEADINGDGTVDFEEFVKMMSR; from the exons ATGCAGAACGCCCTGGGGCCCGCCTGCATCTTCCTGCGCAAGGGCATCGCTGAGAAGCATGGG CACCGGGAGCTGGGAGCCGATGAAATTGAAG AGCTGCGCGAGGCCTTCGCGGAGTTCGACAAGGACAAGGACGGGCTGATCGGCTGCAAGGACCTGGGCAACCTGATGCGCACCATGGGCTACATGCCCACCGAGATGGAGCTCATCGAGCTCTCGCAGCAGATCAACATGAACC TGGGGGGCCAGGTGGATTTCGAAGACTTCGTGGAGCTGATGACACCCAAGCTGCTGGCCGAGACGGCCGGGATGATTGGGCTGCAGGAGATGAGGGACGCCTTCAAGGAG TTTGACACCAACGGGGACGGGGAGATCACGCTGGACGAGCTGCAGCTGGCCATGCAGCGCCTCATGGGCGAGCGGCTCACCCCCCGCGAGATCAGCGACGTGGTCAAGGAGGCCGACATCAACGGGGACGGGACCGTCGACTTCGAGG AGTTTGTGAAGATGATGTCACGCTGA